A single Macaca mulatta isolate MMU2019108-1 chromosome 15, T2T-MMU8v2.0, whole genome shotgun sequence DNA region contains:
- the UCK1 gene encoding uridine-cytidine kinase 1, with product MASAGGDECEGAAPEADRPHQRPFLIGVSGGTASGKSTVCEKIMELLGQNEVEQRQRKVVILSQDRFYKVLTAEQKAKALKGQYNFDHPDAFDNDLMHRTLKNIVEGKTVEVPTYDFVTHSRLPETTVVYPADVVLFEGILVFYSQEIRDMFHLRLFVDTDSDVRLSRRVLRDVRRGRDLEQILTQYTTFVKPAFEEFCLPTKKYADVIIPRGVDNMVAINLIVQHIQDILNGDICKWHRGGSNGRSYKRTFSEPGDHPGMLTSGKRSHLESSSRPH from the exons ATGGCTTCGGCGGGAGGCGACGAGTGCGAGGGCGCAGCGCCAGAGGCCGACCGACCGCACCAGCGGCCCTTCCTGATCGGGGTGAGCGGCGGAACTGCCAGCGGGAAG TCGACCGTGTGTGAGAAGATCATGGAGCTGCTGGGACAGAACGAGGTGGAGCAGCGGCAGCGGAAGGTGGTCATCCTGAGCCAGGACAGGTTCTACAAGGTCCTGACGGCAGAGCAGAAGGCCAAGGCCTTGAAGGGACAGTACAACTTCGATCACCCAG ATGCCTTTGATAATGATTTGATGCACAGGACTCTGAAGAACATTGTAGAGGGCAAAACTGTGGAGGTGCCGACCTATGATTTTGTGACGCACTCAAG GTTACCAGAGACCACGGTGGTCTACCCTGCAGACGTGGTTCTGTTTGAGGGCATCTTGGTGTTCTACAGCCAGGAGATCCGCGACATGTTCCACCTGCGCCTCTTTGTGGACACCGACTCCGACGTCAGGCTGTCTCGAAGAG TTCTCCGGGACGTGCGCCGAGGGAGGGACCTGGAGCAGATTCTGACACAGTACACTACCTTCGTGAAGCCGGCCTTCGAGGAGTTCTGCCTGCCG ACAAAGAAGTATGCTGACGTGATCATCCCGCGAGGAGTGGACAATATGG TTGCCATCAACCTGATCGTGCAGCACATCCAGGACATTCTGAATGGTGACATCTGCAAATGGCACCGAGGAGGGTCCAATGGGCGGAGCTACAAGAGGACCTTTTCCGAGCCAGGGGACCACCCTGGGATGCTGACCTCTGGCAAACGGTCACACTTGGAGTCCAGCAGCAGACCCCACTGA
- the UCK1 gene encoding uridine-cytidine kinase 1 isoform X4 — MASAGGDECEGAAPEADRPHQRPFLIGVSGGTASGKSTVCEKIMELLGQNEVEQRQRKVVILSQDRFYKVLTAEQKAKALKGQYNFDHPDAFDNDLMHRTLKNIVEGKTVEVPTYDFVTHSSQEIRDMFHLRLFVDTDSDVRLSRRVLRDVRRGRDLEQILTQYTTFVKPAFEEFCLPTKKYADVIIPRGVDNMVAINLIVQHIQDILNGDICKWHRGGSNGRSYKRTFSEPGDHPGMLTSGKRSHLESSSRPH; from the exons ATGGCTTCGGCGGGAGGCGACGAGTGCGAGGGCGCAGCGCCAGAGGCCGACCGACCGCACCAGCGGCCCTTCCTGATCGGGGTGAGCGGCGGAACTGCCAGCGGGAAG TCGACCGTGTGTGAGAAGATCATGGAGCTGCTGGGACAGAACGAGGTGGAGCAGCGGCAGCGGAAGGTGGTCATCCTGAGCCAGGACAGGTTCTACAAGGTCCTGACGGCAGAGCAGAAGGCCAAGGCCTTGAAGGGACAGTACAACTTCGATCACCCAG ATGCCTTTGATAATGATTTGATGCACAGGACTCTGAAGAACATTGTAGAGGGCAAAACTGTGGAGGTGCCGACCTATGATTTTGTGACGCACTCAAG CCAGGAGATCCGCGACATGTTCCACCTGCGCCTCTTTGTGGACACCGACTCCGACGTCAGGCTGTCTCGAAGAG TTCTCCGGGACGTGCGCCGAGGGAGGGACCTGGAGCAGATTCTGACACAGTACACTACCTTCGTGAAGCCGGCCTTCGAGGAGTTCTGCCTGCCG ACAAAGAAGTATGCTGACGTGATCATCCCGCGAGGAGTGGACAATATGG TTGCCATCAACCTGATCGTGCAGCACATCCAGGACATTCTGAATGGTGACATCTGCAAATGGCACCGAGGAGGGTCCAATGGGCGGAGCTACAAGAGGACCTTTTCCGAGCCAGGGGACCACCCTGGGATGCTGACCTCTGGCAAACGGTCACACTTGGAGTCCAGCAGCAGACCCCACTGA
- the UCK1 gene encoding uridine-cytidine kinase 1 isoform X1 → MASAGGDECEGAAPEADRPHQRPFLIGDESFQAGIPLLCLQSTVCEKIMELLGQNEVEQRQRKVVILSQDRFYKVLTAEQKAKALKGQYNFDHPDAFDNDLMHRTLKNIVEGKTVEVPTYDFVTHSRLPETTVVYPADVVLFEGILVFYSQEIRDMFHLRLFVDTDSDVRLSRRVLRDVRRGRDLEQILTQYTTFVKPAFEEFCLPTKKYADVIIPRGVDNMVAINLIVQHIQDILNGDICKWHRGGSNGRSYKRTFSEPGDHPGMLTSGKRSHLESSSRPH, encoded by the exons ATGGCTTCGGCGGGAGGCGACGAGTGCGAGGGCGCAGCGCCAGAGGCCGACCGACCGCACCAGCGGCCCTTCCTGATCGGG GACGAGAGTTTCCAGGCGGGAATCCCCCTTCTGTGTCTCCAGTCGACCGTGTGTGAGAAGATCATGGAGCTGCTGGGACAGAACGAGGTGGAGCAGCGGCAGCGGAAGGTGGTCATCCTGAGCCAGGACAGGTTCTACAAGGTCCTGACGGCAGAGCAGAAGGCCAAGGCCTTGAAGGGACAGTACAACTTCGATCACCCAG ATGCCTTTGATAATGATTTGATGCACAGGACTCTGAAGAACATTGTAGAGGGCAAAACTGTGGAGGTGCCGACCTATGATTTTGTGACGCACTCAAG GTTACCAGAGACCACGGTGGTCTACCCTGCAGACGTGGTTCTGTTTGAGGGCATCTTGGTGTTCTACAGCCAGGAGATCCGCGACATGTTCCACCTGCGCCTCTTTGTGGACACCGACTCCGACGTCAGGCTGTCTCGAAGAG TTCTCCGGGACGTGCGCCGAGGGAGGGACCTGGAGCAGATTCTGACACAGTACACTACCTTCGTGAAGCCGGCCTTCGAGGAGTTCTGCCTGCCG ACAAAGAAGTATGCTGACGTGATCATCCCGCGAGGAGTGGACAATATGG TTGCCATCAACCTGATCGTGCAGCACATCCAGGACATTCTGAATGGTGACATCTGCAAATGGCACCGAGGAGGGTCCAATGGGCGGAGCTACAAGAGGACCTTTTCCGAGCCAGGGGACCACCCTGGGATGCTGACCTCTGGCAAACGGTCACACTTGGAGTCCAGCAGCAGACCCCACTGA
- the UCK1 gene encoding uridine-cytidine kinase 1 isoform X3 gives MASAGGDECEGAAPEADRPHQRPFLIGSTVCEKIMELLGQNEVEQRQRKVVILSQDRFYKVLTAEQKAKALKGQYNFDHPDAFDNDLMHRTLKNIVEGKTVEVPTYDFVTHSRLPETTVVYPADVVLFEGILVFYSQEIRDMFHLRLFVDTDSDVRLSRRVLRDVRRGRDLEQILTQYTTFVKPAFEEFCLPTKKYADVIIPRGVDNMVAINLIVQHIQDILNGDICKWHRGGSNGRSYKRTFSEPGDHPGMLTSGKRSHLESSSRPH, from the exons ATGGCTTCGGCGGGAGGCGACGAGTGCGAGGGCGCAGCGCCAGAGGCCGACCGACCGCACCAGCGGCCCTTCCTGATCGGG TCGACCGTGTGTGAGAAGATCATGGAGCTGCTGGGACAGAACGAGGTGGAGCAGCGGCAGCGGAAGGTGGTCATCCTGAGCCAGGACAGGTTCTACAAGGTCCTGACGGCAGAGCAGAAGGCCAAGGCCTTGAAGGGACAGTACAACTTCGATCACCCAG ATGCCTTTGATAATGATTTGATGCACAGGACTCTGAAGAACATTGTAGAGGGCAAAACTGTGGAGGTGCCGACCTATGATTTTGTGACGCACTCAAG GTTACCAGAGACCACGGTGGTCTACCCTGCAGACGTGGTTCTGTTTGAGGGCATCTTGGTGTTCTACAGCCAGGAGATCCGCGACATGTTCCACCTGCGCCTCTTTGTGGACACCGACTCCGACGTCAGGCTGTCTCGAAGAG TTCTCCGGGACGTGCGCCGAGGGAGGGACCTGGAGCAGATTCTGACACAGTACACTACCTTCGTGAAGCCGGCCTTCGAGGAGTTCTGCCTGCCG ACAAAGAAGTATGCTGACGTGATCATCCCGCGAGGAGTGGACAATATGG TTGCCATCAACCTGATCGTGCAGCACATCCAGGACATTCTGAATGGTGACATCTGCAAATGGCACCGAGGAGGGTCCAATGGGCGGAGCTACAAGAGGACCTTTTCCGAGCCAGGGGACCACCCTGGGATGCTGACCTCTGGCAAACGGTCACACTTGGAGTCCAGCAGCAGACCCCACTGA
- the UCK1 gene encoding uridine-cytidine kinase 1 isoform X5, translating to MASAGGDECEGAAPEADRPHQRPFLIGVSGGTASGKSTVCEKIMELLGQNEVEQRQRKVVILSQDRFYKVLTAEQKAKALKGQYNFDHPDAFDNDLMHRTLKNIVEGKTVEVPTYDFVTHSRLPETTVVYPADVVLFEGILVFYSQEIRDMFHLRLFVDTDSDVRLSRRDKEVC from the exons ATGGCTTCGGCGGGAGGCGACGAGTGCGAGGGCGCAGCGCCAGAGGCCGACCGACCGCACCAGCGGCCCTTCCTGATCGGGGTGAGCGGCGGAACTGCCAGCGGGAAG TCGACCGTGTGTGAGAAGATCATGGAGCTGCTGGGACAGAACGAGGTGGAGCAGCGGCAGCGGAAGGTGGTCATCCTGAGCCAGGACAGGTTCTACAAGGTCCTGACGGCAGAGCAGAAGGCCAAGGCCTTGAAGGGACAGTACAACTTCGATCACCCAG ATGCCTTTGATAATGATTTGATGCACAGGACTCTGAAGAACATTGTAGAGGGCAAAACTGTGGAGGTGCCGACCTATGATTTTGTGACGCACTCAAG GTTACCAGAGACCACGGTGGTCTACCCTGCAGACGTGGTTCTGTTTGAGGGCATCTTGGTGTTCTACAGCCAGGAGATCCGCGACATGTTCCACCTGCGCCTCTTTGTGGACACCGACTCCGACGTCAGGCTGTCTCGAAGAG ACAAAGAAGTATGCTGA